A single genomic interval of Gossypium raimondii isolate GPD5lz chromosome 11, ASM2569854v1, whole genome shotgun sequence harbors:
- the LOC105801090 gene encoding uncharacterized protein LOC105801090, whose translation MGEQYLEARTREFIDLVQGTLSVDKYKAEFVRLNQYAPELNTEVFDEIVKKAHALEETLREEPKATSFGVVKRSTAAASGSGRKAKRDCFSRSGRRVAGGRSQDRRAARVEVDPIQVRGVIDPVDQGAIAWPICEHCSLRHCGECLRMTHACLVYGSIEHCVSDCLRRAIIARDQHVSAVVVAPTPARWRGRGKADGDKGVGQRGAARGIDGGPAKVYVVREPKISEATDVIVGTFMLQSFLLLALVDSGSMRSFILRDVAKELGITVETSRSSVTVKSLLGDSVVVDRVYRRCPLVVQGQVFSIDLLELLFWGFDIILGMDWFCEHQAKVDFEAKLVTLCGAGSSKVVVDVFLEELPGLPPNGEVEFSIELYLSIVLLQELLDRGFIRLSVSLWGASVLFMKKKVRTLRLCIDYRQLNKSTIKNKCLLLKIDDLFDQFQGALIFSKIDLRSGYYQLKVKDSDVVKTTAFRTRYHYYEFLFMLFGLMNTHVAFMDMMNRVFHSYLDQFVVVFIDDILVYSRSEDEHDEHLRVVLQVL comes from the exons ATGGGTGAGCAGTATCTTGAGGCTAGGACACGGGAGTTTATAGATCTTGTTCAGGGTACTCTATCAGTGGACAAGTACAAGGCTGAGTTTGTTCGGTTGAACCAGTATGCTCCTGAATTG AATACCGAGGTCTTCGACGAGATAGTTAAGAAGGCTCATGCATTAGAGGAGACTTTGAGGGAGGAGCCCAAAGCTACTTCGTTTGGAGTTGTTAAGAGGTCAACTGCGGCTGCTAGTGGTTCTGGTCGTAAGGCTAAGAGAGATTGTTTCAGTAGATCTGGACGACGTGTTGCTGGTGGCCGTAGTCAGGATAGGCGAGCTGCGAGGGTTGAGGTTGATCCT AtccaggttaggggtgttatagatcCTGTTGATCAGGGGGCTATTGCATGGCCGATATGTGAGCATTGTAGTCTACGTCATTGTGGTGAGTGCTTGAGGATGACACATGCTTGTCTTGTCTATGGCTCAATAGAGCACTGTGTCAGTGACTGCCTAAGGAGAGCCATTATTGCTCGTGATCAGCACGTTTCTGCTGTTGTTGTTGCACCTACTCCGGCTCGATGGAGAGGTCGTGGTAAAGCTGATGGTGATAAAGGTGTTGGTCAGCGTGGTGCTGCTCGAGGTATTGATGGTGGTCCAGCCAAAGTTTATGTAGTGAGGGAGCCCAAGATTAGTGAGGCCACTGATGTTATCGTAGGTACTTTCATGCTACAATCTTTTCTTCTGCTAGCTTTAGTTGATTCTGGTTCGATGAGGTCATTTATCTTGAGAGACGTAGCTAAAGAGTTGGGGATTACTGTAGAGACATCTAGATCTAGTGTTACGGTTAAGAGCCTTCTAGGTGATAGTGTAGTGGTGGATCGAGTTTATCGTCGTTGTCCTCTGGTGGTTCAAGGACAAGTGTTCTCGATTGATCTTCTCGAGCTGCTATTTTGGGGTTTCGATAtcattctgggtatggattggttctGTGAGCATCAGGCTAAGGTGGATTTCGAGGCGAAGTTAGTGACTCTGTGTGGTGCTGGCAGTTCAAAAGTTGTTGTTG ATGTGTTTCTTGAGGAGTTGCCGGGATTACCACCAAATGGAGAAGTTGAGTTCAGTATTGAGCTCTATCTCAGTATTGTTCTG ttgcaagagttgttggatcgtgggttcattCGTCTGAGTGTGTCTCTGTGGGGAGCATCGGTGTTGTTCATGAAGAAAAAGGTTAGGACTTTAAGGCTATGCATTGATTATCGCCAACTGAATAAGTCAACCATCAAGAATAAGTGTCTGCTACTGaagattgatgatttgtttgaccagtttcAAGGAGCTTTAATtttctcgaagattgatctgAGGTCTGGGTATTATCAGTTAAAGGTTAAGGATTCAGATGTGGTGAAGACTACTGCTTTCAGGACTCGGTATCATTATTACGAGTTTCTTTTCATGCTATTCGGGTTGATGAATACACATGTCGCATTTATGGACATGATGAACCGAGTATTCCATTCCTACCTAGATCAATTCGTAGTGGTTTTCATAgatgatatattggtgtatTCTCGATCAGAGGATGAGCACGATGAGCACTTGAGAGTGGTTCTGCAAGTTTTGTAG